ACTGGGCGAGCTTCTGACGATGGGCGCAAGTTTTGAAATTATGAAACTGCGTCATTATGATTTAGATATAGCTTTGCCGGTTGACATTGACGGAGGCGCATACAAAGCTGCGTTAAGGCGTGATTTCACGATGAATGCTTTAATGCAGGACGTCTTGACGGGTGAAATACTTGATTTTTTCGGAGGAATCGGCGACATAGAGTCTCGAACGATAAAGCATGTGAGCTCGAAAACTTTTACTGCTGACCCGTTAAGAGTCTTGCGTGCTGCTCGTTTTGCTGCGTGCTTGAATTTCGACATTGACTCGGAGACAAAAAATTTTGCTTCACTGGTAAATATTGAGTCTCTCCCTAATGAGCGCGTGATAAATGAGCTGTCAATTACGTTATTAAAAGCTGTGAGGCCGTCTAAGTTTTTCGAGGCGTTACAGGAAATGAGTCAAGCAGATTATTATTTTCCCGGAATAAAAAATTTTGAGCTGATAGATTCTGTTGCTGAAGTAAGAGACTCGGCGCAGGAGAAATTATATTTTATGATAGCTTCATTGTGTGTTGATTTAGACTTGCCGGAAAAGTTTTTAACGCGTTTAACAAGTGAGGAGAAATTAATTAAATACGTTCTGAACATGTTAGATTTGCTCAAGAGAATAAATTTTGCGGTCAGTGAGCGTGATTACATGAAAATTTTTGATGACTCAATTTGCGGGAGTGATTTATTACTGCTTTCTGGGATAATTTACGGTGATAGACGCTGTGAGAGAGAAAATTTTTTTGCGTTGTATAATTCACGAATGAGAGAGCCATATTTAATGGGACGAGATTTAATTATAAACGGGGTCAAACCGGGCGCTTTAATGGGAGAGGCGTTAAAATTTGCTCATGATTTAAGGCTTATGGGAGTGAACAAGGACGAGCAATTGACGAGAACACTAAAATTTTTGCGTGAATGTGAGGCGAAAAATTTATGATAGATATTACACTTTTGGGGACATCTGCATTATTGCCGTTGCCTGAACGCGCTTTAACGTCTGCGTTTTTATTTTGTGAAGGACATTCGATTTTGTTTGACTGCGGAGAGGGAACTCAGACGGCAGCGAGAAAATGCGGAGTAAGCCTCATGAAGACGGATATAATAGCATTGACTCATTATCATGGGGATCACATTTTAGGCATTCCGGGATTATTGCAGACAATGAGTTGTATGGGACGCACGGAAAAAATTTTTATAACGGGGCCTGAAGGATTAAATAACGCTCTTGCGCCGATATTGACTTTGACGGATTTTATTTCGTTTGATGTAGTGTTAGTTGATTCTCTGCCCGAAAGACTTTGCGATTTAATAGACGGCTGGCAGATTTACGCGAAATTAAAAGCGTTTCCGACAGTGCACCGAGTTCCGAGTCAAGGTTATTGCTTCACGTTGAGTCGTCCGGGGAAATTTTTGCCTGACAGCGCGAGAGATTTAAATATTCCGGTTAGTTACTGGAAATTTTTGCAGAAGGGCGAGTCTGTAATATTAGACGACGAACGAATAATAACACCTTCACAAGTAATGCTGCCGCAAAGAAAGGGATTAAAATTTGTGTTCAGCGGCGATACATGCGAGTGCGAGTCATTGATTAACGAGTCAAAGAATGCAGATTTATTAATTTGCGAGTCAACTTACGGTGAGGACTCACAGGGCGAACAAGCGAAAGAATACGGACATATGAATTTTTCACAGGCCGCAGGGATTGCCAAGAATGCAGGAGTAAAAAAATTGTGCTTGACTCATTTTTCGCAGGTGATTCGGGATCCTGATAAATATTTGCCGAACGCACAAAAAATTTTTCCTGATACAATTTGCGGCCATGACGGAATGAGATTTACACTAGAATTTGAGGGGTAGTAAAATTTTCCTGTTTCTTTGCTTCTTCCGTCTTGATTTCCCAGTGAATCAAAAATGTTAATGCACCGCGTAAAATTATAATTGCGCCGAGTATAGCAAGTTCGCTCCATTCACGAACAATAACAGTGCGCAGAACTTCACCGCCGAGCTTAAATTCAAGTGATAAGGCGATACCCTTTGCAAGAGTGAGTCTAACGTGTTCATCACGGCAGAGACAACCCCAAATACTTTTTACGGCAGTAACGAGCAGGATAATTACTCCGACACATTCCATTAAAAGCACTCCATACTGAACGATAACATGAAAAATTGCGTCAATCTGGTGTAATAGCGACATTAGACTCATCATCCTTTCACATAATAATAAAAAATTTTAGTGCCCGTGAGGTTTCAAATCCAACATTGCGCGTTCATAAATTAAATCAGCTCTTAGCATAACACAAAAGCACACACTTAACGGAATAATTGCAAGCCAAATAGTTTTTTCGTGCAGAAAACTGCTCATGAACGTAACGACAACGCCGCCGACAAAAAACGCTATTATCAATCTTGCGTGCTTAATTGCTTTCTTGGCCTGTTTCTTTTCTTCCTCGTGATGATTTATTACGCGTGCGATACTGATTCCTATCTGCCTTACATGATTCGTCAAAAAAGTTGTTGCCATTGGGACACCTTCTGCCTGTCTGAACGTGTTAAACTGCATGGCGCACAAAAAATTTATTAGAACCTGCACAATTTGATCCGGCCAAGTGAACGGAATAAACCCGATTAGTAACAGCGTGAAAATTTCTATGCCGACTAAAAGTGTATCCCACCTGATAAAATGAGTCTTCCTGACTTTTTCCGGCAAAATTTCAGATATTACAGTACCGAGAATATATGCGCAGAACGGAATAAAATAATAAAACCCTTCAGCGAAATTCAAGCCCCCGAAAGCAGCAGCCATTTTTACGATATTTCCCGTCTGAGCGTTCGAGAAAACTCCCCCGCGCAAATTATATGTGTAAAGTCCCATCATACCGGCTGCAATTGTGAGAAACTCAAATATAAAATATTTCTCACAGGTGAGATAAAATTCTTTGTGTAGTTCATTATGCAAATTTTTAGCTTGTTCGTTCATGACATTTAGCACAACCTTTCTTGAACGGGCATAATCTGCAATTATTTATATTAGCATTATACGACAAGGACGCGCAATTTTTCGCAGCAATTAATACACGTTCGCGGATTGAGTCAAAATCTGTAATGATTCTCTCGGCAAAATCATTTTCGCGCAGAAAAATAATATTTGTCTTGACCTTATCGCAGTGTGTGAGCTCATTTACTGCAAGTGCGTAAAAATCTAACTGCGACTCATAGAGGCCCGGCGGTGCTTTGTGAGACAGCGTTATTTTGTAGTCGATTACGTGATATAAATTATTCTCGTCTTTGTAATATGCGTCAATTGAACCTGCTAAAGCTGTATCGTTATTGAGTCTGATTCTAAAATTTTCCTCGCGTTTAATTTCGGGATTAGTGATTAATTTATGACCTGCTTGACTCTCGGCAAAAGCTGACAGCCATTTTTTGAGATTCTCGCGGTTTTCTTCCTTACGCCAAGCCCCCCGCAAATACCCCGGCAAATGAGATAAAACGCTTCTGTCAGACAACAAATAATCGAGTTCAACGCTGTAATTTTCACTTCTCGGCCAGCGCGATAATAGCCAGTGTGCAAGGCTCCCGACGTCAGCACCTCCGGCAAAATAAGAATCATCAAGCAATAAATCTTTGTCAGGATCTTCCCACGTTAAATTAACACCCTGCTTATATTTTCTCCTCCATGCGAACGGGCAGAACTCGAACAAAGCAAAGGAACTCGCCGAAATTTGACGTAA
This portion of the Synergistaceae bacterium genome encodes:
- a CDS encoding ribonuclease Z is translated as MIDITLLGTSALLPLPERALTSAFLFCEGHSILFDCGEGTQTAARKCGVSLMKTDIIALTHYHGDHILGIPGLLQTMSCMGRTEKIFITGPEGLNNALAPILTLTDFISFDVVLVDSLPERLCDLIDGWQIYAKLKAFPTVHRVPSQGYCFTLSRPGKFLPDSARDLNIPVSYWKFLQKGESVILDDERIITPSQVMLPQRKGLKFVFSGDTCECESLINESKNADLLICESTYGEDSQGEQAKEYGHMNFSQAAGIAKNAGVKKLCLTHFSQVIRDPDKYLPNAQKIFPDTICGHDGMRFTLEFEG
- a CDS encoding DUF1275 domain-containing protein, with protein sequence MNEQAKNLHNELHKEFYLTCEKYFIFEFLTIAAGMMGLYTYNLRGGVFSNAQTGNIVKMAAAFGGLNFAEGFYYFIPFCAYILGTVISEILPEKVRKTHFIRWDTLLVGIEIFTLLLIGFIPFTWPDQIVQVLINFLCAMQFNTFRQAEGVPMATTFLTNHVRQIGISIARVINHHEEEKKQAKKAIKHARLIIAFFVGGVVVTFMSSFLHEKTIWLAIIPLSVCFCVMLRADLIYERAMLDLKPHGH
- a CDS encoding CCA tRNA nucleotidyltransferase — its product is MCRKNLLMAHKIAEKVNEAGGRVFFVGGYVRDRIMNLANKDIDIEVHGIEAGTLAEILDSLGELLTMGASFEIMKLRHYDLDIALPVDIDGGAYKAALRRDFTMNALMQDVLTGEILDFFGGIGDIESRTIKHVSSKTFTADPLRVLRAARFAACLNFDIDSETKNFASLVNIESLPNERVINELSITLLKAVRPSKFFEALQEMSQADYYFPGIKNFELIDSVAEVRDSAQEKLYFMIASLCVDLDLPEKFLTRLTSEEKLIKYVLNMLDLLKRINFAVSERDYMKIFDDSICGSDLLLLSGIIYGDRRCERENFFALYNSRMREPYLMGRDLIINGVKPGALMGEALKFAHDLRLMGVNKDEQLTRTLKFLRECEAKNL
- a CDS encoding DUF1622 domain-containing protein translates to MSLLHQIDAIFHVIVQYGVLLMECVGVIILLVTAVKSIWGCLCRDEHVRLTLAKGIALSLEFKLGGEVLRTVIVREWSELAILGAIIILRGALTFLIHWEIKTEEAKKQENFTTPQILV